A single window of Intrasporangium calvum DSM 43043 DNA harbors:
- a CDS encoding glutamine synthetase family protein encodes MAAAPKLTLDQLRSEIDDGTIDTVVVAFTDMQGRLQGKRLHGHFFLDHVLEQGTEGCNYLLAVDVEMNTVDGFAISSWERGYGDMFFDLDLTTLCRTPGAPHSATIQCDLTWLDGSGAVAQAPRSVLKAQAGRAAALGLTAYCGTELEFIVFEDSFDAAWDRGYTGLTPANRYNVDYSILGGDRVEPLLREIRNEMYRAGVVVEGAKGECNLGQHEIAFLYDEVVRTCDNHVIYRNAAKEIAARRGQSLTFMAKFDEREGSSCHIHLSLRGSDGAISFADEAGSHGHSELFDHFLAGILATMREFSYFYAPNVNSYKRFQPGSFAPTTIAWGHDNRTCALRVVGHGSALRVENRVPGGDVNPYLAVAAMLAGGLHGIEEGLELEPAFEGNAYTSGRQQVPTTLQEARDLLDASTLARRLFTDEVVDHYVNAADVELRTFNAAVTDWERRRGFERL; translated from the coding sequence CGTCGCCTTCACGGACATGCAGGGTCGGCTCCAGGGCAAGCGACTGCACGGCCACTTCTTCCTCGACCACGTCCTCGAGCAGGGGACGGAGGGCTGCAACTACCTGCTCGCCGTGGACGTCGAGATGAACACCGTCGACGGCTTCGCGATCTCCTCGTGGGAGCGCGGCTACGGTGACATGTTCTTCGACCTCGACCTGACCACCCTGTGCCGCACACCGGGCGCCCCCCACTCGGCGACGATCCAGTGCGACCTGACCTGGCTCGACGGCAGTGGTGCGGTCGCCCAGGCGCCCCGATCGGTGCTCAAGGCCCAGGCGGGCCGGGCCGCGGCGCTGGGCCTGACCGCCTACTGCGGGACCGAGCTCGAGTTCATCGTCTTCGAGGACTCGTTCGACGCCGCCTGGGACCGCGGCTACACCGGGCTCACCCCGGCGAACCGCTACAACGTCGACTACTCGATCCTCGGCGGTGACCGTGTCGAGCCCCTGCTGCGCGAGATCCGCAACGAGATGTACCGGGCCGGTGTCGTCGTCGAAGGGGCGAAGGGGGAGTGCAACCTCGGCCAGCACGAGATCGCCTTCCTCTACGACGAGGTGGTGCGCACCTGCGACAACCACGTCATCTACCGGAACGCGGCCAAGGAGATCGCCGCACGACGGGGCCAGTCGCTGACCTTCATGGCCAAGTTCGACGAGCGCGAGGGCAGCTCGTGCCACATCCACCTGTCCCTGCGCGGCTCCGACGGGGCGATCTCGTTTGCCGACGAGGCAGGCTCGCACGGGCACAGCGAGCTCTTCGACCACTTCCTCGCGGGGATCCTCGCCACGATGCGGGAGTTCTCCTACTTCTATGCGCCGAACGTCAACTCCTACAAGCGGTTCCAGCCCGGATCGTTCGCCCCCACGACCATCGCCTGGGGCCACGACAACCGGACGTGCGCCCTGCGGGTGGTCGGCCACGGGTCGGCGCTCCGGGTCGAGAACCGCGTCCCCGGCGGTGACGTCAACCCCTACCTGGCGGTCGCGGCGATGCTCGCGGGCGGTCTCCACGGGATTGAGGAGGGGCTCGAGCTCGAGCCGGCCTTCGAGGGCAACGCCTACACGTCGGGCCGGCAGCAGGTGCCCACCACCCTCCAGGAGGCGCGTGACCTGCTCGACGCGTCGACGCTCGCACGGCGCCTGTTCACGGACGAGGTGGTCGACCACTACGTCAATGCGGCAGACGTGGAGCTCCGCACCTTCAACGCCGCCGTGACGGACTGGGAGCGCCGGAGAGGCTTCGAGCGCCTCTGA